Proteins encoded within one genomic window of Balaenoptera ricei isolate mBalRic1 chromosome 10, mBalRic1.hap2, whole genome shotgun sequence:
- the SUN2 gene encoding SUN domain-containing protein 2, translating into MSRRSQRLTRYSQGDDDGSSSSGGSSVMGSQSALFKDSPLRTLKRKSSNVKRLSPAPQLGPSSDSHTSYYSESVVRESYFGSPRAASIAASLTRNSILDDQPHGDPFWSEDLRVRRRRGTGGTESSKVNGLPENKLSEDFLGSSSGYSSEDDYVGYSETDQQGSGARLRNAVSRAGSLFWMVVTSPGRLFGLLYWWIGTTWYRLTTAASLLDVFVLTRRFSSLKTFLWFLLLLLLLTGLTYGAWYCYPFGLQTLHPAVASWWASKGSGGQRAVWGSRDSSPHFQAEQRILSRVHSLERRLEALAAEFSSSWQKEAMRLERLELRQGAGGPGGSGSLSHEDTLALLEGLVSRREAALKEDFRRDTTAQIQEELVTLRAEHQQDSEDLFKKIVQASQESEARLQELKSEWQRMTQESFRESSMKELGRLGVQLEGLRQELAALTLKQSSVEDQVGLLPQQLQAVRDDVESQFPAWVSQFLLRGGGTRTGLLQREEMQAQLQELESKILAHVAEMQGKSAREAVASLGLTLQEEGVIGVTEEQVHRIVKQALKRYSEDRIGMVDYALESGGASVISTRCSETYETKTALLSLFGIPLWYQSQSPRVILQPDVHPGNCWAFQGPQGFAVVRLSARIRPTAVTLEHVPKSLSPNSTISSAPKDFAIFGFDEDLQQEGTLLGQFTYDQDGDPIQTFYFQGPKMATYQVVELRILTNWGHPEYTCIYRFRVHGEPAP; encoded by the exons GACCCTGAAGAGGAAATCCAGCAACGTGAAGCGCCTCTCCCCAGCGCCGCAGCTGGGCCCCTCCTCCGACAGTCACACCTCCTACTACAGCGAGTCTGTGGTCAGGGAGTCCTACTTTGGCAGCCCCCGGGCCGCCTCCATCGCTGCCTCTCTCACCAGGAACTCCATCCTCGACGACCAGCCGCATGGTGACCCCTTCTGGA GTGAGGACCTGCgggtgaggaggaggagaggcacAGGTGGCACTGAGAGCAGCAAAGTCAACGGGCTCCCGGAGAACAAGCTCTCCGAGGACTTCCTCGGGTCGTCCTCGGGCTACTCTTCCGAGGATGACTACGTAG GCTACTCGGAGACAGACCAGCAGGGTTCAGGGGCGCGGCTACGGAACGCCGTCTCTCGGGCGGGCTCTCTTTTCTGGATGGTGGTCACTTCTCCAG GCCGGCTCTTCGGACTCCTCTACTGGTGGATTGGCACCACCTGGTACCGCCTGACGACAGCTGCCTCCCTCCTCGACGTCTTCGTTTTAACCAG GCGCTTCTCATCACTGAAGACGTTCCTGTGGTTcctcttgctgctgctgcttctgactGGCCTGACGTATG GCGCGTGGTATTGCTACCCCTTCGGGCTGCAGACGTTGCACCCCGCCGTGGCTTCCTGGTGGGCCTCGAAGGGCAGCGGCGGGCAGCGTGCGGTGTGGGGTTCCAGAGACTCGTCCCCACATTTCCAG GCTGAGCAGCGCATTCTGTCCCGGGTACACTCTCTGGAGCGGCGCCTGGAAGCTCTTGCTGCCGAATTTTCCTCCAGCTGGCAGAAGGAGGCCATGCGGCTGGAACGCTTGGAGCTGCGGCAGGGGGCTGGAGGGCCGGGGGGCAGCGGCAGCCTGAGCCACGAGGACACCCTGGCGCTCCTGGAGGGGCTGGTGAGCCGCCGCGAGGCTGCCCTGAAGGAGGACTTCCGCAGGGACACCACTGCTCAGATCCAG GAAGAACTGGTCACCCTGAGAGCAGAGCATCAGCAGGACTCAGAAGACCTCTTCAAGAAGATTGTCCAGGCCTCGCAG GAGTCCGAGGCTCGACTCCAGGAGCTGAAGTCTGAGTGGCAAAG GATGACCCAGGAGTCCTTTCGGGAGAGTTCCATGAAGGAGCTGGGGCGGCTGGGGGTCCAGCTGGAAGGCCTGCGGCAGGAACTGGCAGCCCTGACCCTGAAGCAGAGCTCGGTGGAGGACCAAGTGGGCCTGCTGCCCCAGCAGCTCCAGGCTGTGCGGGACGAC GTGGAGTCTCAGTTCCCTGCCTGGGTCAGTCAGTTCCTTCTTCGAGGTGGGGGAACCCGCACTGGGCTCCTCCAGCGAGAGGAGATGCAAGCTCAGCTGCAGGAGCTGGAGAGCAAGATCCTTGCGCATGTGGCCGAGATGCAGGGCAAGTCAGCGAGGGAGGCCGTGGCCAGCCTGGGGCTGACGCTGCAGGAGGAGGGCGTGATTGGGGTGACAGAGGAG CAGGTGCACCGTATTGTAAAGCAGGCTCTGAAGCGCTACAGCGAGGACCGCATCGGGATGGTGGACTATGCTCTGGAGTCGGGCG GGGCCAGCGTTATCAGTACCCGATGTTCCGAGACCTACGAGACCAAGACGGCCCTCCTCAGCCTCTTCGGCATCCCCCTGTGGTACCAATCCCAGTCTCCCCGCGTCATTCTCCAG CCAGACGTGCACCCAGGCAACTGCTGGGCCTTCCAGGGGCCCCAGGGCTTTGCTGTGGTTCGCCTTTCTGCCCGCATCCGCCCCACTGCTGTTACCTTAGAGCATGTGCCCAAATCCTTGTCACCCAACAGCACCATCTCCAGTGCCCCCAAGGACTTTGCCATCTTT GGTTTCGATGAAGACCTGCAGCAGGAGGGGACGCTCCTTGGCCAGTTCACCTACGACCAGGATGGGGACCCCATTCAGACGTTTTATTTTCAG GGCCCTAAAATGGCCACGTACCAGGTGGTGGAGCTGCGGATCTTGACTAACTGGGGCCACCCCGAGTACACCTGCATCTACCGCTTCAGGGTGCATGGGGAACCCGCCCCCTAG